A region of Arabidopsis thaliana chromosome 5, partial sequence DNA encodes the following proteins:
- the BGLU41 gene encoding beta glucosidase 41 (beta glucosidase 41 (BGLU41); FUNCTIONS IN: cation binding, hydrolase activity, hydrolyzing O-glycosyl compounds, catalytic activity; INVOLVED IN: carbohydrate metabolic process; LOCATED IN: plant-type cell wall; EXPRESSED IN: 14 plant structures; EXPRESSED DURING: 4 anthesis, petal differentiation and expansion stage, E expanded cotyledon stage, D bilateral stage; CONTAINS InterPro DOMAIN/s: Glycoside hydrolase, family 1 (InterPro:IPR001360), Glycoside hydrolase, family 1, active site (InterPro:IPR018120), Glycoside hydrolase, catalytic core (InterPro:IPR017853), Glycoside hydrolase, subgroup, catalytic core (InterPro:IPR013781); BEST Arabidopsis thaliana protein match is: beta glucosidase 40 (TAIR:AT1G26560.1); Has 35333 Blast hits to 34131 proteins in 2444 species: Archae - 798; Bacteria - 22429; Metazoa - 974; Fungi - 991; Plants - 531; Viruses - 0; Other Eukaryotes - 9610 (source: NCBI BLink).), translating to MESLMRLVLVLFPFFVVFFVPLDHVSSESISRANFPDGFVFGTASSAYQFEGAVKEGNKGESIWDTFTKEKPGKILDFSNADTTVDQYHRFHNDIDLMKDLRMDAYRFSISWSRIFPNGTGEVNPDGVKYYNSLIDALLAKGIKPYVTLYHWDLPQALEDRYEGWLSREVVDDFEHYAFTCFKAFGDRVKYWITFNEPHGVSIQGYDTGIQAPGRCSLLGHWFCKKGKSSVEPYIVAHNILLSHAAAYHTYQRNFKEKQRGQIGISLDAKWYEPMSDCDEDKDAARRAMDFGLGWFMDPLINGDYPASMKSLVEERLPKITPEMYKTIKGAFDYVGINHYTTLYARNDRTRIRKLILQDASSDSAVITSSFRGGVAIGERAGSSWLHIVPWGIRKLAVYVKDIYGNPPVFITENGMDEKNSPFIDMEKALKDDKRIGFHRDYLSNLSAAIRNDECDVRGYFVWSLLDNWEWNSGYTVRFGIYYVDYKNNLTRIPKASARWFQTILSGSSSTSDSSKLILLEEATEQQQEYKFQEK from the exons ATGGAATCTTTAATGAGACTCGTCTTAGTTCTGTTTCCgttcttcgtcgtcttcttcgtaCCTCTTGATCACGTTTCTTCAGAATCTATCAGCAGAGCAAATTTTCCAGATGGATTTGTATTCGGAACAGCTTCTTCAGCTTACCAG TTCGAAGGAGCTgtgaaagaaggaaacaaaggAGAAAGCATATGGGACACTTTCACGAAGGAGAAACCAG GAAAGATACTGGATTTCAGCAATGCGGATACTACGGTTGATCAATATCATAGGTTTCAC AATGACATAGACCTGATGAAAGATCTGAGAATGGATGCTTACAGATTCTCTATATCTTGGTCAAGAATATTCCCTA ATGGAACAGGGGAAGTAAACCCAGATGGAGTTAAGTACTATAACAGCCTAATAGATGCTCTTTTAGCCAAAGGAATCAAACCTTATGTGACATTGTATCACTGGGATCTCCCACAAGCCTTAGAAGACAGATATGAAGGATGGCTAAGCAGAGAAGTGGT GGATGATTTTGAGCATTATGCATTCACCTGTTTCAAAGCATTTGGAGATAGAGTGAAGTACTGGATCACTTTCAATGAGCCTCATGGGGTATCGATCCAAGGCTATGACACAGGGATACAAGCTCCAGGAAGGTGCTCACTTCTGGGACATTGGTTCTGTAAGAAGGGGAAGTCATCGGTCGAACCGTATATTGTAGCTCATAACATTCTGTTGTCTCATGCTGCTGCTTACCATACCTACCAAAGAAACTTTAag GAGAAACAACGTGGTCAAATCGGGATATCATTAGATGCAAAATGGTATGAGCCAATGTCTGATTGTGATGAGGACAAAGATGCAGCTCGTAGAGCAATGGATTTTGGGCTTGGATG GTTTATGGATCCTCTAATCAATGGAGACTATCCAGCTTCAATGAAGAGTCTAGTGGAAGAGAGACTACCTAAGATAACACCAGAGATgtataaaaccataaaagGGGCATTTGATTACGTGGGAATCAACCACTACACCACATTATACGCGAGGAATGACAGAACTAGGATAAGGAAACTGATTCTACAAGATGCTTCTTCTGATTCAGCCGTGATTACAAGCT CTTTTCGTGGAGGAGTAGCTATAGGAGAAAGA GCAGGGTCAAGCTGGCTACACATTGTCCCATGGGGAATCAGGAAACTGGCAGTGTATGTTAAAGACATATATGGAAACCCACCTGTATTCATCACAGAAAACG GCATGGATGAGAAAAACAGTCCATTCATAGACATGGAAAAAGCATTAAAAGATGACAAGAGGATTGGCTTCCACAGAGATTACCTCTCAAACTTATCAGCTGCCATAAG GAATGATGAATGCGACGTAAGAGGATATTTTGTGTGGTCATTGCTAGACAATTGGGAATGGAACTCAGGATACACGGTCCGGTTTGGGATCTACTATGTTGACTACAAGAACAATCTCACAAGGATACCTAAAGCTTCTGCTCGATGGTTTCAAACAATACTTAGCGgctcttcttcaacatcagATTCCAGCAAGCTTATTCTACTGGAAGAGGcaacagaacaacaacaagagtACAAATTCCAAGAGAAATGA
- the BGLU41 gene encoding beta glucosidase 41, which yields MESLMRLVLVLFPFFVVFFVPLDHVSSESISRANFPDGFVFGTASSAYQFEGAVKEGNKGESIWDTFTKEKPGKILDFSNADTTVDQYHRFHNDIDLMKDLRMDAYRFSISWSRIFPNGTGEVNPDGVKYYNSLIDALLAKGIKPYVTLYHWDLPQALEDRYEGWLSREVVDDFEHYAFTCFKAFGDRVKYWITFNEPHGVSIQGYDTGIQAPGRCSLLGHWFCKKGKSSVEPYIVAHNILLSHAAAYHTYQRNFKEKQRGQIGISLDAKWYEPMSDCDEDKDAARRAMDFGLGWFMDPLINGDYPASMKSLVEERLPKITPEMYKTIKGAFDYVGINHYTTLYARNDRTRIRKLILQDASSDSAVITSSFRGGVAIGERAGSSWLHIVPWGIRKLAVYVKDIYGNPPVFITENGMDEKNSPFIDMEKALKDDKRIGFHRDYLSNLSAAIR from the exons ATGGAATCTTTAATGAGACTCGTCTTAGTTCTGTTTCCgttcttcgtcgtcttcttcgtaCCTCTTGATCACGTTTCTTCAGAATCTATCAGCAGAGCAAATTTTCCAGATGGATTTGTATTCGGAACAGCTTCTTCAGCTTACCAG TTCGAAGGAGCTgtgaaagaaggaaacaaaggAGAAAGCATATGGGACACTTTCACGAAGGAGAAACCAG GAAAGATACTGGATTTCAGCAATGCGGATACTACGGTTGATCAATATCATAGGTTTCAC AATGACATAGACCTGATGAAAGATCTGAGAATGGATGCTTACAGATTCTCTATATCTTGGTCAAGAATATTCCCTA ATGGAACAGGGGAAGTAAACCCAGATGGAGTTAAGTACTATAACAGCCTAATAGATGCTCTTTTAGCCAAAGGAATCAAACCTTATGTGACATTGTATCACTGGGATCTCCCACAAGCCTTAGAAGACAGATATGAAGGATGGCTAAGCAGAGAAGTGGT GGATGATTTTGAGCATTATGCATTCACCTGTTTCAAAGCATTTGGAGATAGAGTGAAGTACTGGATCACTTTCAATGAGCCTCATGGGGTATCGATCCAAGGCTATGACACAGGGATACAAGCTCCAGGAAGGTGCTCACTTCTGGGACATTGGTTCTGTAAGAAGGGGAAGTCATCGGTCGAACCGTATATTGTAGCTCATAACATTCTGTTGTCTCATGCTGCTGCTTACCATACCTACCAAAGAAACTTTAag GAGAAACAACGTGGTCAAATCGGGATATCATTAGATGCAAAATGGTATGAGCCAATGTCTGATTGTGATGAGGACAAAGATGCAGCTCGTAGAGCAATGGATTTTGGGCTTGGATG GTTTATGGATCCTCTAATCAATGGAGACTATCCAGCTTCAATGAAGAGTCTAGTGGAAGAGAGACTACCTAAGATAACACCAGAGATgtataaaaccataaaagGGGCATTTGATTACGTGGGAATCAACCACTACACCACATTATACGCGAGGAATGACAGAACTAGGATAAGGAAACTGATTCTACAAGATGCTTCTTCTGATTCAGCCGTGATTACAAGCT CTTTTCGTGGAGGAGTAGCTATAGGAGAAAGA GCAGGGTCAAGCTGGCTACACATTGTCCCATGGGGAATCAGGAAACTGGCAGTGTATGTTAAAGACATATATGGAAACCCACCTGTATTCATCACAGAAAACG GCATGGATGAGAAAAACAGTCCATTCATAGACATGGAAAAAGCATTAAAAGATGACAAGAGGATTGGCTTCCACAGAGATTACCTCTCAAACTTATCAGCTGCCATAAGGTAA
- a CDS encoding uncharacterized protein (unknown protein; Has 30201 Blast hits to 17322 proteins in 780 species: Archae - 12; Bacteria - 1396; Metazoa - 17338; Fungi - 3422; Plants - 5037; Viruses - 0; Other Eukaryotes - 2996 (source: NCBI BLink).), which translates to MKFLLELVVPCFGSQQFQESAASTADDSVSDETQTLMKQRRRRKRVRVAGQPGQVAEWRPSLSVISENKPAITKISEKNEEKKKVRRKSEGNGGGDASSRSGGGHIRFRSDDFGRNAFEPVIPAFSPTPFMF; encoded by the exons ATGAAATTCTTGTTGGAACTCGTCGTGCCTTGTTTTGGTTCACAACAGTTCCAAGAATCCGCCGCAAGTACTGCGGATGATTCGGTTTCTGACGAAACACAAACGCTGATGAAACAACGGAGGCGACGGAAACGCGTTAGAGTGGCTGGTCAACCTGGACAAGTGGCAGAGTGGAGACCGTCTCTTAGCGTTATCTCCGAGAACAAGCCGGCGATAACGAAGATATCAGAAAAGaacgaagaaaagaagaaagtccGTCGGAAAAGTGAAGGCAACGGCGGCGGAGACGCATCATCACGGTCCGGTGGTGGTCATATTCGTTTCCGTAGTGACGATTTCGG GAGAAATGCTTTCGAACCGGTGATTCCGGCATTCTCGCCGACTCCGTTCATGTTTTGA
- the BGLU41 gene encoding beta glucosidase 41 codes for MKDLRMDAYRFSISWSRIFPNGTGEVNPDGVKYYNSLIDALLAKGIKPYVTLYHWDLPQALEDRYEGWLSREVVDDFEHYAFTCFKAFGDRVKYWITFNEPHGVSIQGYDTGIQAPGRCSLLGHWFCKKGKSSVEPYIVAHNILLSHAAAYHTYQRNFKEKQRGQIGISLDAKWYEPMSDCDEDKDAARRAMDFGLGWFMDPLINGDYPASMKSLVEERLPKITPEMYKTIKGAFDYVGINHYTTLYARNDRTRIRKLILQDASSDSAVITSSFRGGVAIGERAGSSWLHIVPWGIRKLAVYVKDIYGNPPVFITENGMDEKNSPFIDMEKALKDDKRIGFHRDYLSNLSAAIRNDECDVRGYFVWSLLDNWEWNSGYTVRFGIYYVDYKNNLTRIPKASARWFQTILSGSSSTSDSSKLILLEEATEQQQEYKFQEK; via the exons ATGAAAGATCTGAGAATGGATGCTTACAGATTCTCTATATCTTGGTCAAGAATATTCCCTA ATGGAACAGGGGAAGTAAACCCAGATGGAGTTAAGTACTATAACAGCCTAATAGATGCTCTTTTAGCCAAAGGAATCAAACCTTATGTGACATTGTATCACTGGGATCTCCCACAAGCCTTAGAAGACAGATATGAAGGATGGCTAAGCAGAGAAGTGGT GGATGATTTTGAGCATTATGCATTCACCTGTTTCAAAGCATTTGGAGATAGAGTGAAGTACTGGATCACTTTCAATGAGCCTCATGGGGTATCGATCCAAGGCTATGACACAGGGATACAAGCTCCAGGAAGGTGCTCACTTCTGGGACATTGGTTCTGTAAGAAGGGGAAGTCATCGGTCGAACCGTATATTGTAGCTCATAACATTCTGTTGTCTCATGCTGCTGCTTACCATACCTACCAAAGAAACTTTAag GAGAAACAACGTGGTCAAATCGGGATATCATTAGATGCAAAATGGTATGAGCCAATGTCTGATTGTGATGAGGACAAAGATGCAGCTCGTAGAGCAATGGATTTTGGGCTTGGATG GTTTATGGATCCTCTAATCAATGGAGACTATCCAGCTTCAATGAAGAGTCTAGTGGAAGAGAGACTACCTAAGATAACACCAGAGATgtataaaaccataaaagGGGCATTTGATTACGTGGGAATCAACCACTACACCACATTATACGCGAGGAATGACAGAACTAGGATAAGGAAACTGATTCTACAAGATGCTTCTTCTGATTCAGCCGTGATTACAAGCT CTTTTCGTGGAGGAGTAGCTATAGGAGAAAGA GCAGGGTCAAGCTGGCTACACATTGTCCCATGGGGAATCAGGAAACTGGCAGTGTATGTTAAAGACATATATGGAAACCCACCTGTATTCATCACAGAAAACG GCATGGATGAGAAAAACAGTCCATTCATAGACATGGAAAAAGCATTAAAAGATGACAAGAGGATTGGCTTCCACAGAGATTACCTCTCAAACTTATCAGCTGCCATAAG GAATGATGAATGCGACGTAAGAGGATATTTTGTGTGGTCATTGCTAGACAATTGGGAATGGAACTCAGGATACACGGTCCGGTTTGGGATCTACTATGTTGACTACAAGAACAATCTCACAAGGATACCTAAAGCTTCTGCTCGATGGTTTCAAACAATACTTAGCGgctcttcttcaacatcagATTCCAGCAAGCTTATTCTACTGGAAGAGGcaacagaacaacaacaagagtACAAATTCCAAGAGAAATGA
- a CDS encoding RNA-binding (RRM/RBD/RNP motifs) family protein (RNA-binding (RRM/RBD/RNP motifs) family protein; FUNCTIONS IN: RNA binding, nucleotide binding, nucleic acid binding; INVOLVED IN: biological_process unknown; EXPRESSED IN: 22 plant structures; EXPRESSED DURING: 13 growth stages; CONTAINS InterPro DOMAIN/s: RNA recognition motif, RNP-1 (InterPro:IPR000504), Nucleotide-binding, alpha-beta plait (InterPro:IPR012677); BEST Arabidopsis thaliana protein match is: DEA(D/H)-box RNA helicase family protein (TAIR:AT2G07750.1); Has 1807 Blast hits to 1807 proteins in 277 species: Archae - 0; Bacteria - 0; Metazoa - 736; Fungi - 347; Plants - 385; Viruses - 0; Other Eukaryotes - 339 (source: NCBI BLink).), with amino-acid sequence MAMAMRLPAISRAVTEVASAPVGLRRLFCSNASRFSFLSPQAESQTPARPQAEPSTNLFVSGLSKRTTSEGLRTAFAQFGEVADAKVVTDRVSGYSKGFGFVRYATLEDSAKGIAGMDGKFLDGWVIFAEYARPREQSQSYQPQNNMSRPPYYGNR; translated from the exons ATGGCGATGGCTATGAGACTTCCAGCGATATCTAGAGCTGTGACGGAAGTAGCTTCAGCTCCGGTTGGTTTGAGACGACTGTTCTGTTCAAATGCTTCAAGGTTCTCTTTTTTGTCTCCACAAGCTGAATCCCAAACACCGGCTCGTCCTCAGGCTGAACCTAGCACCAATCTCTTCGTCTCCG GGCTTAGTAAGCGCACCACTTCTGAAGGACTAAGGACTGCTTTTGCTCAGTTTGGAGAAGTTGCTGATG CTAAGGTTGTCACAGACAGAGTATCAGGATATTCCAAAGGGTTTGGATTTGTTAGATATGCCACTTTAGAAGATTCTGCCAAAGGCATAGCTGGAATGGACGGGAAG TTTCTTGACGGTTGGGTCATATTCGCAGAGTATGCAAGACCGAGAGAGCAATCACAGTCATATCAACCTCAGAACAACATGTCTCGTCCTCCATACTATGGTAACCGCTAG